A single genomic interval of Streptococcus suis harbors:
- a CDS encoding metallophosphoesterase family protein produces MKKEFFVVGDVHGKFELLLDILKKWDEERQQLIFLGDLIDRGENSKACLELVWQLVREKDAICLTGNHERMFLAWLRDPVDRYDHYRRNGGDTTINSLLGRPLDAPVDGLVDANAVMEQYEDLIDFVKSCPYHIETERYIFVHAGVDLTLPDWRETSNHDKVWLRTPFHEAENTTGKMIVFGHTPVYNLYQTNLRISQIWTSSDGKMGIDGGAVYGGVLHGIVLDDTGLVQDYIVGAVNPRKEIED; encoded by the coding sequence ATGAAAAAAGAATTTTTTGTAGTAGGAGATGTTCATGGTAAGTTTGAACTCCTGCTTGATATTTTAAAGAAATGGGATGAAGAACGACAACAGTTGATTTTTCTGGGGGATTTGATTGACCGTGGAGAAAACTCAAAGGCCTGTCTAGAGTTGGTTTGGCAATTAGTCCGGGAAAAAGATGCTATCTGTCTGACTGGCAATCATGAACGGATGTTTCTAGCCTGGTTGCGTGATCCGGTTGACCGCTATGACCACTATCGGCGAAATGGTGGCGATACGACGATTAACTCCCTTCTTGGTCGGCCCTTGGATGCTCCTGTAGATGGATTGGTGGATGCCAATGCAGTGATGGAACAGTACGAGGACCTGATTGATTTTGTCAAATCTTGTCCTTATCATATAGAGACTGAACGCTATATCTTTGTCCATGCTGGTGTGGACTTGACCTTACCAGACTGGCGCGAAACCAGCAATCATGATAAGGTTTGGTTACGTACCCCTTTCCATGAGGCTGAAAATACCACAGGGAAGATGATTGTCTTTGGGCATACCCCTGTGTACAACCTTTATCAGACCAATCTCCGTATTAGTCAAATTTGGACCAGTTCAGATGGGAAAATGGGGATTGATGGTGGAGCTGTTTACGGCGGAGTTCTACACGGGATTGTGCTGGATGACACAGGTTTAGTGCAAGATTACATCGTTGGAGCTGTCAATCCCAGAAAAGAAATTGAAGATTAA
- a CDS encoding IS110 family transposase — protein MRAVFGIDVSKASSEVAILVNGEKVHGYAMSNDAIGFARLLGDLRTVHKPEIIFEATGVYSRRLQTFLEDNGYAYTRLNPLEAKKQLDSLRVRKTDQIDAEKLAQSQFVLNRKPTYVQEEVYQELRDLSRFYQNLTEDIVRAKNRLHKVLQVTFPEIETVLSKPTGEQYWNLVTAFPYKDFVLDLSKDKLLESIRQSTSKRISDKRVAYLAEKLIALANQSYCAVKKTSPMLEEVRYYTKELLRLSGQRQAVLDEMVELAQPLPEYDILLSIPGIAETTAASIIGELGDIRRFQSANQINAFIGIDLRHYESGNFLAKEHITKRGNPYARKILFKCIHNIASASHTKPCHIADFYEKRKRQSQTTSTKPHTIASIHRLIRTMYYLITHNKLYDYTSTQNR, from the coding sequence ATGCGTGCAGTTTTTGGGATTGATGTGAGTAAGGCAAGTTCAGAAGTGGCCATTCTAGTCAATGGTGAGAAAGTTCATGGCTATGCCATGTCCAATGACGCCATCGGCTTTGCTCGGCTACTTGGCGATTTGAGAACCGTCCATAAACCAGAAATCATCTTTGAAGCAACAGGTGTCTATTCTCGCCGTCTCCAAACTTTTCTAGAAGATAATGGCTATGCTTATACAAGGCTTAATCCCTTAGAAGCTAAGAAGCAACTGGATAGCTTGCGTGTGAGGAAAACAGATCAAATTGACGCTGAAAAACTGGCTCAATCTCAATTTGTGCTGAATCGTAAACCCACTTATGTCCAAGAAGAAGTCTATCAAGAACTGCGAGATTTAAGTCGCTTCTATCAGAACTTAACTGAGGACATCGTTCGAGCTAAAAACCGTCTGCACAAGGTCTTGCAAGTCACGTTTCCAGAGATAGAGACTGTCTTATCAAAGCCAACTGGGGAACAATACTGGAACTTAGTTACTGCGTTTCCTTACAAGGACTTCGTGCTTGATTTAAGCAAGGACAAACTCTTAGAGAGCATTCGTCAGTCCACCTCAAAACGGATTTCGGACAAGCGTGTGGCGTACTTAGCCGAGAAGCTGATAGCACTAGCTAATCAATCGTATTGTGCCGTCAAGAAAACCTCTCCAATGCTGGAAGAGGTCCGTTACTATACAAAAGAATTGCTTCGGCTTTCTGGACAGAGACAGGCAGTCTTAGATGAAATGGTAGAACTAGCTCAGCCATTACCTGAATATGACATTCTGCTCTCTATTCCTGGAATAGCTGAGACTACTGCAGCAAGTATTATTGGTGAACTGGGAGATATTCGCCGTTTTCAGTCTGCCAATCAAATCAATGCCTTTATCGGTATTGATCTGAGACACTATGAATCTGGCAACTTCCTCGCTAAGGAACACATTACCAAGCGTGGCAATCCCTACGCTAGAAAGATTCTGTTCAAATGTATTCACAATATCGCTTCAGCCAGTCACACCAAGCCTTGCCATATCGCCGACTTTTATGAGAAACGAAAAAGACAATCGCAAACGACTTCTACGAAGCCACACACGATTGCCTCCATACATCGTCTCATTCGGACAATGTATTACCTCATAACGCATAATAAGCTTTACGATTATACTTCTACCCAAAATCGGTAA
- a CDS encoding glucose-6-phosphate isomerase — MTHITFDYSKVLGQFVGAQEVEYMQPQVTLADQMLRQGTGPGSDFIGWLDLPENYDKEEFARIKEAAAKIQNESEVLVVIGIGGSYLGAKAAIDFLSNAFVNLQTREERKAPQILYAGNSISSSYLADLVDYVADKDFSVNVISKSGTTTEPAIAFRVFKELLVKKYGQEEANKRIYATTDKAKGAVKVEADANGWETFVVPDDVGGRFSVLTAVGLLPIAAAGADIDALMEGANSARTTFTSDKIAENQAYQYAAVRNILYRKGYVTEILANYEPSLQYFSEWWKQLAGESEGKDQKGINPTSANFSTDLHSLGQFIQEGNRNIFETVVRVDKPRKNILIPDMAEDLDGLGYLQGKDVDFVNKKATDGVLLAHTDGGVPNMFVTLPQQDEFTLGYTFYFFELAIAISGYLNAINPFDQPGVEAYKKNMFALLGKPGFEELGAELNARL, encoded by the coding sequence ATGACACATATTACATTTGATTATTCAAAAGTCTTGGGCCAATTCGTTGGAGCTCAAGAAGTAGAATACATGCAACCACAAGTTACCCTTGCAGACCAAATGCTCCGTCAAGGAACAGGTCCTGGTAGCGACTTTATCGGCTGGTTGGATTTGCCAGAAAACTACGACAAAGAAGAGTTTGCGCGTATCAAGGAAGCGGCAGCTAAAATCCAAAATGAAAGTGAAGTTTTGGTAGTTATTGGTATCGGTGGTTCTTACCTTGGTGCTAAAGCAGCTATTGATTTCTTGAGCAATGCCTTTGTAAACTTACAAACACGTGAAGAGCGCAAAGCTCCACAAATCCTTTACGCTGGAAACTCTATCTCATCAAGCTACCTTGCTGACTTGGTGGACTACGTTGCTGACAAGGATTTCTCAGTTAACGTGATTTCAAAATCAGGTACAACAACTGAGCCTGCGATTGCTTTCCGTGTCTTCAAAGAATTGCTTGTCAAGAAATACGGTCAAGAAGAAGCTAACAAGCGTATCTATGCAACAACTGACAAGGCAAAAGGTGCTGTTAAGGTTGAAGCGGACGCAAATGGTTGGGAAACCTTTGTTGTTCCAGATGATGTCGGTGGTCGTTTCTCAGTCTTGACAGCAGTTGGTCTTTTGCCAATCGCGGCAGCTGGTGCAGACATTGATGCCCTTATGGAAGGTGCAAACTCAGCTCGTACGACATTTACATCTGATAAGATTGCTGAAAACCAAGCATACCAATACGCTGCAGTGCGTAACATTCTTTACAGAAAAGGCTATGTAACAGAAATCTTGGCAAACTACGAGCCATCACTCCAATACTTCAGCGAGTGGTGGAAACAATTGGCTGGTGAGTCAGAAGGTAAGGACCAAAAAGGTATCAACCCAACATCTGCTAACTTCTCAACAGACTTGCACTCACTTGGACAATTTATCCAAGAAGGAAACCGCAATATCTTTGAAACAGTAGTTCGTGTTGACAAACCAAGAAAAAATATCCTCATTCCTGACATGGCAGAAGACCTTGATGGTCTTGGCTATTTGCAAGGTAAGGATGTTGACTTTGTAAACAAAAAAGCAACGGACGGTGTACTTCTTGCCCACACAGATGGTGGCGTACCAAACATGTTTGTGACCCTTCCACAACAAGATGAGTTCACACTTGGTTACACCTTCTACTTCTTCGAGTTGGCGATTGCTATCTCTGGTTACCTCAATGCGATTAATCCATTTGACCAACCAGGTGTAGAAGCCTACAAGAAAAATATGTTCGCTCTTCTTGGCAAGCCAGGATTTGAAGAACTCGGTGCAGAATTGAACGCACGTTTGTAA
- the tadA gene encoding tRNA adenosine(34) deaminase TadA, translating to MNYTHEEKEYFMTQALQEARKSLEKDEIPIGCVIVKGGQIIGRGHNAREELNQAIMHAEVMAIQEANRSEGNWRLLDTTLFVTIEPCVMCSGAIGLARIPQVVYGATNQKFGAAGSLYDILTDERLNHRVAVETGILEEACAKIMQDFFRQRREKQKAEKEALKAQYGTTSDS from the coding sequence ATGAACTATACACATGAAGAAAAAGAGTATTTTATGACTCAAGCATTGCAGGAAGCTAGAAAGTCGCTAGAAAAGGATGAAATTCCAATTGGTTGTGTGATTGTCAAGGGTGGCCAGATTATTGGCAGAGGGCATAATGCGCGTGAGGAACTCAATCAGGCCATCATGCACGCTGAGGTTATGGCTATTCAGGAAGCTAATAGATCAGAAGGCAACTGGCGTTTGTTGGATACGACCCTCTTTGTCACCATTGAGCCTTGTGTTATGTGTAGCGGAGCAATCGGACTTGCCCGCATTCCTCAGGTAGTGTACGGTGCTACCAACCAAAAGTTTGGTGCGGCAGGCAGTCTCTATGATATTTTGACAGACGAGCGGCTCAATCACCGTGTGGCAGTTGAGACGGGCATTCTGGAAGAGGCTTGTGCTAAGATTATGCAAGACTTTTTCAGACAAAGAAGAGAGAAGCAAAAGGCTGAGAAAGAGGCCTTGAAAGCTCAGTATGGGACAACTTCGGATAGCTAG